A genomic stretch from Paraburkholderia dioscoreae includes:
- a CDS encoding ABC transporter ATP-binding protein — MDKLSVDNLFLSYGDNPILKGVSFQLNPGEVVCLLGASGSGKTTLLRAVAGLEQPSSGRIELDGKTFFDGAAQVDLPVEQRSLGLVFQSYALWPHRTVADNVGYGLKLRRVSPAELKKRVQAALDQLGLGHLAARYPYQLSGGQQQRVAIARALVYNPPVILLDEPLSNLDAKLREEARAWLRELIVSLGLSALCVTHDQTEAMAMSDRILLLRNGRIEQEGTPAELYGAPRSLYTAEFMGSNNRIDARVAAVDGERVTLAGDGWQLQAQAREALTAGQHAQAVIRLERVQVADGPGANRLEADLITSMYLGDRWEYLFHCGELRLRAFGHVPRAAGRHWIEFPANDCWAFAQAS, encoded by the coding sequence ATGGATAAGCTTTCGGTCGACAACCTCTTTCTCAGCTATGGCGACAACCCGATTCTCAAGGGCGTGTCGTTCCAACTGAACCCCGGCGAAGTAGTCTGCCTGCTGGGCGCGTCGGGCAGCGGCAAGACCACGCTGCTGCGCGCGGTGGCCGGTCTCGAACAACCGTCGTCGGGCCGCATCGAACTGGACGGCAAGACGTTTTTCGACGGCGCCGCGCAGGTCGATCTGCCGGTCGAGCAGCGCTCGCTTGGGCTCGTGTTCCAGTCGTATGCGCTGTGGCCGCATCGCACGGTGGCCGATAACGTCGGCTATGGATTGAAGCTGCGGCGCGTCTCGCCCGCCGAGCTGAAAAAAAGGGTACAGGCCGCGCTCGATCAGCTCGGCCTCGGCCACCTTGCCGCGCGTTATCCGTATCAGCTTTCCGGCGGCCAGCAACAGCGTGTCGCGATTGCGCGGGCGCTGGTCTATAACCCGCCCGTGATTCTGCTCGACGAACCGCTCTCGAATCTCGACGCCAAGCTGCGCGAAGAAGCCCGCGCCTGGCTGCGCGAGCTGATCGTGTCACTCGGCCTCTCCGCGTTGTGCGTCACGCACGACCAGACCGAAGCGATGGCGATGTCCGACCGCATCCTGCTGCTGCGCAACGGCCGCATCGAACAGGAAGGCACGCCCGCTGAGCTGTACGGCGCGCCGCGCTCGCTCTATACCGCCGAATTCATGGGCAGCAACAACCGCATCGACGCACGCGTTGCCGCGGTCGACGGTGAACGCGTGACGCTAGCCGGTGACGGCTGGCAACTGCAGGCGCAAGCGCGCGAAGCGCTTACCGCCGGACAGCACGCGCAAGCCGTGATCCGGCTTGAGCGCGTGCAGGTCGCGGACGGTCCCGGCGCGAACCGGCTCGAAGCCGACCTCATCACGTCGATGTATCTCGGCGACCGCTGGGAATACCTGTTCCATTGCGGCGAACTGCGCCTGCGTGCCTTCGGCCACGTGCCGCGCGCGGCTGGCCGCCACTGGATCGAATTCCCCGCCAACGACTGCTGGGCCTTCGCTCAGGCCAGCTAG
- the rhaS gene encoding rhamnose ABC transporter substrate-binding protein has product MFKPLRHTGTAALCVALIAISCAASAAGLKSGLKIAFVPKQINNPYEVIADDGGMAAIKEFGGVGKAVGPSDAGASSQVQYINTLITQRQDAIVIAANDANAVVPYLKKAMSQGIKVVTFDSDTAPEGRQLFVNQANAEGIGRGQVQLVAKLMGGEGEFAVLSATPNATNQNTWIKWMQEELKKPEYSKIKLVKIAYGNDDDQKSFTETQGLLQAYPNLKAIVAPTTVGIAAAARYISTSSSKGKVAVTGLGTPNQMRAFVKNGTVKAFQLWDPGQLGYLAAYAAAALASGTISGKEGESFDAGKLGKRTVGPQGEIILGPPTTFDSSNIDNFNF; this is encoded by the coding sequence ATGTTTAAACCTCTACGTCACACCGGCACCGCTGCGCTGTGCGTCGCGTTGATAGCGATCAGTTGCGCCGCGTCCGCCGCAGGCCTGAAAAGCGGTCTGAAAATCGCCTTCGTGCCGAAGCAGATCAACAACCCCTATGAAGTGATCGCCGACGACGGCGGCATGGCCGCGATCAAGGAATTCGGCGGCGTGGGCAAAGCGGTGGGGCCGTCGGATGCAGGGGCTTCGTCGCAGGTGCAGTACATCAACACGCTGATCACGCAGCGGCAGGACGCTATCGTGATCGCCGCCAACGACGCCAATGCAGTGGTGCCATATCTGAAGAAAGCGATGTCGCAGGGCATCAAGGTTGTGACCTTCGACTCCGACACTGCGCCCGAGGGCCGTCAACTGTTCGTTAACCAGGCGAACGCGGAAGGGATCGGCCGTGGCCAGGTTCAACTGGTCGCGAAGCTGATGGGCGGCGAGGGCGAGTTCGCCGTGCTATCGGCCACGCCCAACGCGACTAATCAGAATACGTGGATCAAGTGGATGCAGGAGGAATTGAAGAAGCCCGAGTACTCGAAGATCAAGCTCGTGAAAATCGCCTACGGTAACGACGACGATCAGAAGTCGTTCACCGAAACGCAAGGCCTGTTGCAGGCATATCCGAACCTGAAGGCGATTGTCGCGCCGACCACGGTCGGCATTGCCGCAGCCGCGCGTTATATCTCGACTTCGTCGAGCAAGGGCAAAGTGGCGGTGACCGGTCTGGGCACGCCGAACCAGATGCGCGCGTTCGTGAAGAACGGCACTGTCAAGGCGTTCCAGTTGTGGGATCCGGGTCAACTCGGCTACCTGGCTGCTTATGCCGCGGCGGCGCTGGCGTCGGGCACGATCAGTGGTAAGGAAGGCGAGTCGTTCGATGCGGGCAAACTCGGCAAGCGCACCGTCGGACCGCAAGGCGAAATCATTCTCGGACCGCCGACTACGTTCGACTCGAGCAATATCGACAACTTCAATTTCTGA
- a CDS encoding ABC transporter permease, protein MAKPDSALLTRKRETPLQWEVLLVIVLILSLALGRLLSPVFLTGANLSNVLADLTEIALMALPMTLIIVAAEIDLSVASVLGASSALMGVLWHMGLPMPVVIVLVLIAGALAGLLNGLVIVKLNLPSLAVTIGTLALFRGLAYVLLGDQAVADFPAAYTAFGMNTLGGSFIPLPFVIVIVGAVTFTVLLQSTAFGRSLYAIGANPTAAAFSGIEVAKIRLRLFVLSGAMSALAGVVYTLRFTSARGDNGEGFELSVIAAVLFGGVSIFGGRGSMIGVLLSLLIIGVLKNALTLDDVSSETLTIVTGVLLLASVLIPNLVARWRAARDRRFIAKSTVSL, encoded by the coding sequence ATGGCTAAACCCGATTCCGCGCTGCTCACGCGCAAACGCGAAACGCCGCTGCAATGGGAAGTGTTGCTGGTGATCGTACTGATTCTCTCGCTCGCGCTCGGCAGGTTGTTGTCGCCCGTGTTTCTCACCGGCGCGAATCTGAGCAACGTGCTGGCGGATCTGACCGAGATCGCCTTGATGGCGCTGCCGATGACGCTGATCATCGTTGCCGCCGAAATCGATCTGTCGGTGGCCTCGGTGCTCGGCGCATCCAGCGCGTTGATGGGCGTGCTGTGGCATATGGGCCTGCCGATGCCGGTCGTGATCGTGCTCGTGCTGATTGCCGGCGCGCTGGCCGGCCTGCTGAACGGCCTCGTGATCGTGAAGCTCAATCTGCCTTCGCTCGCGGTGACGATCGGCACGCTGGCGCTGTTTCGCGGTCTCGCCTATGTGCTGCTCGGCGACCAGGCGGTGGCGGATTTTCCGGCGGCTTATACGGCGTTTGGCATGAACACGCTAGGCGGGAGTTTCATCCCGTTGCCGTTTGTCATCGTGATTGTCGGCGCGGTGACATTCACTGTGCTGCTGCAATCCACGGCGTTCGGCCGCAGTCTCTACGCGATCGGCGCGAATCCGACCGCAGCGGCATTCTCGGGCATCGAAGTGGCGAAAATCCGCTTGCGTCTGTTCGTGCTGTCCGGCGCCATGAGCGCGCTGGCGGGCGTGGTCTATACGCTGCGCTTCACCAGCGCGCGCGGCGACAACGGCGAAGGTTTCGAGTTGTCGGTGATCGCGGCGGTGCTGTTCGGCGGCGTGAGTATTTTCGGCGGACGCGGTTCGATGATCGGTGTGCTGCTGTCGCTGCTGATTATCGGCGTGCTGAAAAACGCGCTGACGCTCGACGACGTGTCCAGCGAAACGCTCACCATCGTCACCGGCGTGCTGCTGCTGGCGTCGGTGCTGATACCGAATCTGGTTGCCCGCTGGCGCGCGGCGCGCGACCGGCGTTTCATCGCGAAGTCCACTGTTTCCCTGTAA
- a CDS encoding ABC transporter permease: MMRHSSTHPAPVHAPVAKRAASSPGGFAASIAKSRETTLFVVLILLIVGTGLAKPQFLNLQNLRDVLLNVSIISLLTAGMTVVILMRHIDLSVGSTVGVSAYAVGGLYVAFPQMPVIVALAAGLAIGLVAGSINALLVAVGRVPSLVATLSTLYIFRGADYAWVHGGQINATSLPDAFSRLATGTLLGIPTLAVIAIVVLVGLAVYLKQFRGGREHYAIGSNPEAARLAGVNVERRVMSGFLLSGAIAGFAGALWLARFGTVDASTAKGIELQVVAAAVVGSVAITGGVGTILGATLGALVLGVISIALVVLHVSPFWEQAIEGALIVAAITADTLLARSVAKRMMRKRDHG; this comes from the coding sequence ATGATGCGCCATTCTTCCACCCATCCCGCGCCGGTTCATGCACCGGTCGCGAAGCGCGCGGCGAGCTCGCCAGGCGGATTTGCCGCGAGCATCGCGAAGAGCCGCGAGACGACGCTCTTTGTCGTGCTGATTCTGCTGATCGTGGGTACAGGGCTCGCGAAACCCCAGTTTTTGAATCTGCAGAATCTGCGCGACGTGCTGCTGAACGTGTCGATCATCAGTCTGCTGACAGCCGGCATGACCGTGGTGATCCTGATGCGGCATATCGATCTCTCGGTCGGATCCACGGTCGGCGTCAGCGCGTATGCGGTCGGCGGTCTGTATGTCGCGTTTCCGCAGATGCCGGTGATCGTCGCATTGGCGGCGGGGCTCGCCATCGGGCTCGTGGCGGGCAGCATCAACGCGCTGCTCGTCGCGGTGGGGCGCGTACCGTCGCTCGTGGCGACGTTGTCCACGCTGTACATTTTTCGCGGCGCCGACTATGCATGGGTGCACGGCGGGCAGATCAATGCCACAAGTCTGCCCGATGCATTTTCACGCCTTGCCACCGGCACGCTGCTCGGCATTCCGACACTCGCGGTGATCGCCATCGTCGTGCTGGTCGGTCTCGCCGTCTATCTGAAGCAGTTTCGCGGTGGCCGTGAACACTACGCGATCGGCTCGAATCCAGAGGCCGCACGACTGGCCGGCGTGAACGTCGAGCGTCGCGTGATGTCGGGTTTTCTGCTGTCCGGCGCAATTGCCGGTTTTGCGGGTGCGTTGTGGCTGGCGCGCTTCGGCACCGTGGATGCCAGCACGGCGAAGGGCATCGAGTTGCAGGTGGTGGCTGCCGCCGTGGTGGGCAGTGTCGCGATCACAGGCGGCGTCGGCACCATTCTCGGCGCTACGCTCGGCGCGCTCGTGCTCGGCGTGATCAGCATTGCGCTGGTGGTGCTGCACGTGTCGCCCTTCTGGGAGCAGGCGATCGAAGGCGCGTTGATCGTCGCCGCGATTACCGCCGATACCTTGCTGGCCCGCTCCGTCGCCAAACGCATGATGAGGAAACGCGATCATGGCTAA
- a CDS encoding sugar ABC transporter ATP-binding protein, with translation MQQPTSPVPRLELRHASKSFGRVRALSDGDLALWPGEVHALLGENGAGKSTLVKILAGVHQPDTGELLVDGVARRFATPAEARDAGLAVIYQEPTLFFDLSIAENIFMGRQPVDRIGRIQYDVMRSEVDGLLASLGVDLRADQLVRGLSIADQQVIEIAKALSLNANVLIMDEPTAALSLPEVERLFAIVRKLRERDVAILFITHRLDEVFALTQRVTIMRDGAKVFDGLTADLNTESIVAKMVGRDLETFYPKAERPPGEVRLSVRGLTRIGVFKDISFDVRAGEIVALAGLVGAGRSEVARAIFGIDPLDSGEIWIAGERLTAGRPAAAVRAGLALVPEDRRQQGLALELSIARNASMTVLGRLVKHGLISTRSETQLARQWGTRLHLKAGDPNALVGTLSGGNQQKVVLGKWLATGPKVLIIDEPTRGIDVGAKAEVYSALAELVRDGMAVLMISSELPEVLGMADRVLVMHEGRISADIARADADEERIMAAALGQSVGYPGQPGQPGQTVPPLGHAA, from the coding sequence GTGCAGCAACCCACATCCCCGGTGCCGAGACTCGAATTGCGGCACGCGAGTAAATCATTCGGCCGGGTTCGCGCGCTATCCGACGGCGATCTCGCGCTATGGCCGGGCGAAGTGCATGCACTGCTCGGCGAAAACGGCGCGGGCAAATCGACGCTCGTGAAAATTCTCGCGGGCGTACATCAGCCGGACACCGGCGAGTTGCTGGTGGACGGCGTGGCGCGCCGCTTCGCGACACCCGCCGAGGCACGCGACGCCGGCCTCGCGGTTATCTATCAGGAACCGACGCTGTTCTTCGATCTGTCGATCGCGGAGAACATCTTCATGGGACGGCAGCCGGTCGACCGCATCGGCCGCATTCAGTACGACGTGATGCGCAGCGAGGTGGACGGCCTGCTGGCGTCGCTCGGCGTCGATCTGCGCGCCGATCAGCTGGTGCGCGGTTTGTCGATTGCCGATCAGCAGGTGATCGAAATTGCCAAGGCGCTGTCGCTGAATGCCAACGTACTCATCATGGACGAGCCCACCGCTGCATTGTCGCTACCCGAAGTGGAACGGCTCTTTGCGATCGTGCGCAAGCTGCGCGAGCGCGACGTGGCGATCCTGTTCATCACGCACCGGCTCGACGAAGTATTCGCGCTGACACAGCGCGTCACGATCATGCGCGACGGCGCAAAAGTTTTCGACGGTCTCACTGCCGATCTCAACACCGAATCGATCGTTGCAAAAATGGTTGGGCGCGATCTGGAAACCTTCTATCCCAAGGCCGAGCGGCCGCCGGGCGAAGTGCGCCTGTCGGTGCGCGGCCTCACGCGCATCGGCGTGTTCAAGGACATTTCCTTCGACGTGCGCGCGGGCGAGATCGTGGCGCTGGCAGGACTGGTCGGCGCGGGGCGCAGCGAAGTCGCGCGGGCGATCTTCGGCATCGATCCGCTCGACTCGGGCGAGATCTGGATTGCCGGCGAGCGTCTGACGGCGGGCCGGCCCGCCGCCGCAGTGCGTGCCGGACTGGCGCTGGTGCCGGAGGATCGCCGGCAGCAAGGGCTCGCACTGGAGTTGAGCATCGCGCGCAATGCGTCGATGACGGTGCTCGGGCGGCTGGTCAAACATGGCCTCATCTCGACGCGCAGCGAGACGCAGCTCGCCAGACAATGGGGCACGCGCCTGCACCTCAAGGCGGGCGATCCGAATGCACTGGTCGGCACGTTGTCGGGCGGCAATCAGCAGAAGGTCGTACTCGGCAAATGGCTGGCAACCGGGCCGAAAGTGCTGATCATCGACGAACCCACGCGTGGTATTGACGTGGGCGCCAAAGCGGAGGTGTATAGCGCGCTCGCAGAACTGGTGCGCGACGGCATGGCCGTGCTGATGATATCGAGCGAATTGCCGGAAGTGCTCGGCATGGCCGACCGCGTGCTGGTGATGCACGAGGGGCGTATCAGCGCGGATATAGCGCGTGCCGACGCCGACGAGGAACGCATCATGGCCGCCGCACTCGGCCAATCCGTCGGCTATCCAGGCCAACCTGGCCAACCCGGCCAAACGGTTCCACCATTGGGGCACGCCGCATGA
- a CDS encoding amidohydrolase family protein produces MQVVDSHIHLWDLKTHRYPWLENPGVSFVGDARDLKHDYLLDDLLGEAGDIEVLKLVHVEANHDPADPVEETRWLQSIADRKESGGMPNALVAAVDLSAPNAPAVLEAHASLANTRGIRQILNVHENRLFDYVGRHFMREPQWREHFALLRRYDMSFDLQLYPSQMEEAAALARSHGDTQFVINHAGMFVDRSSVAGYRAWRDGMRLLAGCPNVAVKISGLAMFDHRWTVESLRPYVLETIDTFGVERAMFASNFPVDRLFGSYADLWHAYGSIVDGASVAEKEALFCRNAERCYRI; encoded by the coding sequence ATGCAGGTGGTCGATTCGCATATCCATCTTTGGGATCTGAAAACGCATCGCTATCCATGGCTCGAAAACCCCGGCGTGTCGTTCGTGGGCGACGCGCGCGATCTGAAGCACGACTACCTGCTCGACGATCTGCTGGGCGAGGCGGGCGACATCGAGGTGCTGAAACTGGTGCACGTCGAAGCGAATCACGATCCTGCCGATCCGGTGGAAGAAACGCGCTGGCTGCAATCCATTGCGGATCGCAAGGAATCGGGCGGCATGCCGAACGCGCTTGTCGCCGCGGTGGATCTGTCCGCGCCGAATGCGCCGGCCGTGCTCGAAGCCCATGCGTCGCTCGCGAATACGCGCGGCATCCGGCAGATTCTGAACGTGCACGAGAACAGGCTGTTCGATTACGTCGGCCGTCATTTCATGCGCGAGCCGCAATGGCGCGAGCACTTCGCGCTGCTGCGCCGTTACGACATGTCGTTCGATCTTCAACTGTATCCGTCACAGATGGAAGAAGCGGCGGCGTTGGCGCGCTCGCATGGCGACACGCAGTTCGTGATCAACCACGCGGGCATGTTCGTGGATCGCAGCAGCGTGGCCGGTTATCGCGCATGGCGCGACGGCATGCGCCTGCTCGCGGGTTGCCCCAATGTCGCCGTGAAGATCAGCGGGCTCGCGATGTTCGATCACCGGTGGACCGTTGAAAGCCTGCGGCCGTACGTACTCGAAACGATCGATACGTTCGGTGTCGAGCGCGCGATGTTCGCCTCGAACTTTCCGGTCGACCGGCTGTTCGGCTCTTACGCGGATTTGTGGCATGCGTATGGATCGATCGTCGATGGCGCGAGCGTCGCCGAGAAAGAGGCGCTGTTTTGCCGGAATGCTGAACGTTGCTACCGCATCTGA
- the rhaM gene encoding L-rhamnose mutarotase, which translates to METIAFRMVLNPGMREEYERRHAQIWPELVDALHNAGVRDYRIFFDPDSHHLFAMLTRNNHHTMNELPQLDVMRKWWDYMADIMRTAPDHTPLQQPLEPVFHLNSLS; encoded by the coding sequence ATGGAAACAATTGCTTTCCGGATGGTGCTCAACCCCGGCATGCGCGAGGAATACGAACGACGTCACGCGCAAATCTGGCCCGAACTGGTTGATGCATTGCACAACGCCGGCGTGCGCGATTACCGGATTTTCTTCGACCCGGACTCGCACCATCTATTCGCCATGCTGACGCGAAATAACCACCACACCATGAACGAGTTGCCGCAACTCGACGTAATGCGCAAATGGTGGGATTACATGGCCGACATCATGCGGACGGCACCGGATCACACGCCGCTTCAGCAGCCGCTCGAACCGGTCTTTCATCTGAATTCGCTGAGCTGA
- a CDS encoding LysR family transcriptional regulator, protein MSQHSATIALVNRLKFKHLALLVALDDARNLHQAAEAVNVAQPSASRMLGDIEEAFGFLLFERNARGMTPTPLGVVTLAYARRALAELTRFAEDLEVKRRGGHGQLTVGAIMGAAPDLLAMAVAALKTESPLLNVRILGETSDQVVQLLHRREVDLALGRLTSPLQHNDFSFEPLARETLLLVVRSVHPLAQRARLTLRELIDWPWVAQPVTSPARVLFEEELARAGLATPVNLTECASIFATLQLLENYDAVAMLPESVVRDHLRGKLLVALPLEIGKSLSGFGILTRKEEPLAEPALRFIDLLRGFSHKLKRDDTAATASSPLIAASVPVN, encoded by the coding sequence ATGAGCCAACATTCAGCAACTATCGCACTGGTCAATCGGCTCAAGTTCAAGCACCTCGCGCTGCTCGTCGCGCTCGACGACGCACGCAATCTCCATCAGGCCGCCGAGGCCGTCAACGTGGCCCAGCCGAGCGCGAGCCGCATGCTCGGCGATATCGAGGAAGCGTTCGGCTTCCTGCTGTTCGAGCGCAACGCACGCGGTATGACGCCCACGCCGCTCGGCGTCGTCACGCTGGCCTACGCGCGGCGCGCGCTGGCCGAGCTGACCCGTTTCGCTGAAGACCTCGAAGTCAAGCGCCGCGGCGGTCACGGGCAACTGACGGTCGGCGCGATCATGGGCGCCGCGCCCGATCTGCTGGCTATGGCAGTCGCCGCGCTGAAAACCGAAAGCCCGCTGCTGAATGTGCGCATTCTGGGCGAAACGAGCGATCAGGTCGTGCAATTGCTGCATCGCCGCGAAGTCGATCTGGCGCTCGGGCGCCTCACCAGTCCGCTGCAACACAACGATTTCAGTTTCGAGCCGCTCGCACGCGAGACGCTGCTGCTGGTCGTGCGTTCGGTGCATCCGCTCGCGCAGCGCGCGCGCCTTACCCTGCGTGAGCTGATCGACTGGCCGTGGGTGGCGCAGCCTGTCACCAGTCCGGCGCGTGTGCTTTTCGAAGAGGAACTCGCGCGTGCGGGACTGGCCACGCCGGTGAACCTGACCGAATGCGCGTCGATCTTCGCAACGCTGCAATTGCTCGAGAATTACGATGCGGTGGCAATGCTGCCCGAATCCGTGGTGCGCGATCATTTGCGCGGCAAACTGCTGGTTGCGTTGCCGCTCGAAATCGGCAAGAGCCTTTCGGGCTTCGGCATTCTCACGCGCAAGGAAGAACCGCTGGCTGAACCCGCGCTGCGTTTCATCGATCTGTTGCGCGGTTTCTCGCACAAGCTCAAGCGCGACGACACGGCCGCGACCGCATCCAGTCCGCTGATCGCGGCTTCGGTTCCGGTGAACTGA
- a CDS encoding SDR family NAD(P)-dependent oxidoreductase has translation MLLKDKVVIVTGGSRGIGRAIAVACATEGADVAINYWGDNDASYGRRSAVAEVVGEIEALGRRVIAIEGNVAARETGQQLVRHTVEAFGKVDVLASNAGICPFHAFLDMPPEVLESTVAVNLNGAFYVTQAAAQQMKAQGTGGAIVATSSISALVGGGMQTHYTPTKAGVHSLMQSCAVALGPYGIRCNSVMPGTIATDLNAEDLADEAKKAYFEKRIPLGRLGRPEDVADCVTFLASDRARYVTGAALLVDGGLFVNLQ, from the coding sequence GTGCTGCTCAAGGACAAGGTCGTGATCGTCACCGGCGGTTCGCGTGGCATCGGCCGCGCGATAGCCGTTGCGTGCGCAACCGAAGGCGCGGACGTGGCGATCAACTACTGGGGCGATAACGACGCATCGTACGGACGCCGTTCCGCCGTCGCTGAAGTGGTCGGCGAAATCGAGGCGCTGGGGCGGCGCGTGATTGCAATCGAAGGCAACGTCGCAGCGCGCGAAACCGGCCAGCAGTTGGTGCGCCATACGGTGGAAGCTTTCGGCAAAGTCGACGTGCTCGCCAGCAACGCGGGCATCTGCCCGTTCCATGCTTTTCTCGACATGCCGCCCGAAGTTCTGGAGTCGACAGTGGCGGTCAATCTGAATGGCGCGTTCTACGTGACGCAAGCCGCCGCGCAACAGATGAAAGCGCAAGGCACGGGCGGCGCGATCGTGGCGACGAGTTCGATCAGCGCGCTGGTGGGCGGCGGCATGCAGACGCATTACACACCGACCAAAGCGGGCGTGCATTCGCTGATGCAATCCTGCGCGGTCGCGTTGGGACCGTACGGCATTCGCTGCAACTCGGTCATGCCGGGCACCATCGCCACGGATCTGAACGCGGAGGATCTCGCCGACGAAGCCAAAAAAGCCTACTTCGAAAAACGTATTCCGCTCGGCAGGTTGGGTCGTCCGGAAGATGTAGCCGATTGCGTGACGTTCCTCGCCTCCGACCGCGCGCGCTATGTGACCGGCGCAGCGTTGCTGGTGGACGGCGGCCTCTTCGTCAACCTGCAGTAA
- the rhmD gene encoding L-rhamnonate dehydratase — MAMPTIRHVRAFIVRGGGADYHDQPGGHWIDDHISTPMARYPEYRQSRQSFGINVLGTLVVEIEASDGTVGFAVTTGGEIGAFIVEKHLARFLEGQLVTDIEKMWDQMYFSTLYYGRKGVVLNTISGVDLALWDLLAKVRKEPVYQLLGGPVRDELVFYATGARPDLAKEMGFIGGKLPLQHGPAEGDAGLRQNLDKLAEMRSRVGDDFWLMYDCWMSLDVPYATRLAQAAHEYGLKWIEECLPPDDYWGYAELRRNVPRGMMVSTGEHEATRWGFRMLLEMQCCDLIQPDVGWCGGITELIKISALADAHNVMVVPHGSSVYSYHFVVTRHNSPFAEFLMMAPKADEVVPMFTPLLLDEPVPVSGRMKVPDAPGFGVRLNPECALVRPYAR; from the coding sequence ATGGCCATGCCTACCATCCGGCACGTGCGTGCCTTCATCGTCCGCGGCGGCGGTGCGGACTATCACGACCAACCCGGCGGACACTGGATCGACGATCACATTTCCACGCCGATGGCGCGTTATCCGGAGTACCGGCAGAGCCGCCAGTCGTTCGGTATCAATGTATTGGGCACGCTCGTGGTGGAGATCGAAGCAAGCGACGGCACCGTCGGATTCGCGGTGACGACGGGCGGCGAGATCGGTGCGTTCATCGTGGAGAAACATCTCGCGCGTTTTCTCGAAGGCCAGCTTGTCACCGACATCGAGAAAATGTGGGATCAGATGTACTTTTCCACGTTGTACTACGGTCGCAAAGGCGTGGTGCTGAATACGATTTCGGGCGTCGATCTCGCGTTGTGGGATCTGCTCGCGAAAGTGCGCAAGGAGCCGGTGTACCAACTATTGGGCGGTCCGGTGCGCGACGAACTCGTGTTCTACGCTACCGGCGCGCGGCCTGATCTGGCGAAGGAGATGGGTTTCATCGGCGGCAAGTTGCCGTTGCAGCATGGCCCGGCCGAAGGCGACGCCGGTCTCAGGCAGAATCTGGACAAGCTCGCGGAGATGCGCAGCCGCGTCGGCGACGACTTCTGGCTGATGTACGACTGCTGGATGAGCCTCGATGTGCCGTATGCCACACGGCTCGCGCAAGCGGCGCACGAATACGGCCTGAAATGGATCGAGGAATGTTTGCCGCCCGACGACTACTGGGGTTACGCCGAACTGCGCCGCAACGTGCCACGCGGCATGATGGTGTCGACCGGCGAACACGAAGCGACGCGCTGGGGCTTTCGCATGCTGCTGGAGATGCAATGCTGCGATCTGATTCAACCGGATGTCGGCTGGTGCGGCGGCATTACCGAATTGATCAAGATATCCGCGCTTGCCGATGCCCACAATGTGATGGTGGTGCCGCACGGTTCGTCGGTGTATAGCTATCACTTCGTGGTGACGCGGCACAACTCGCCGTTCGCCGAGTTTCTGATGATGGCGCCCAAGGCCGACGAGGTCGTGCCGATGTTCACGCCACTGCTGCTCGACGAGCCGGTGCCGGTGAGCGGACGCATGAAAGTGCCGGACGCGCCGGGCTTCGGCGTGAGGCTGAATCCGGAATGCGCACTGGTGCGGCCTTACGCGCGTTGA